CAGCTCGCGGATCTGCTGCCGGGCGGGGGTGCGGACGGCCTCGTAGCGGGCGGCGTTGGCGTGCCGGACGAGGGCGTCGGCGGCGTCCCGGACGGCGAGTTCGGCGCCGGTGAGCTCGGTGGCGGCGGTGCGCATGGCGCGCCGGGTGTCGGTGACGGCGGCCCGGGCGGCGGCCAGCGAGCCGAGGTAGGCGTCGGCTTCGGGATCGGTCTCCTCGCCGTTGTCGCGCAGCGCGTCGCGAAGCTGTCCGGCGAGTTCCTCGAAGTCCCCGGCGGCGGCCTGCGCCTGGTCCAGCGTCCGCTGGAGGTCGGCGTGCTCGGTGCGGGCGAGGTCGACGCGTTCGCGGCGCTCGGCGAGCAGCGCGGTGGCGGTGCGCAGCAGGGCCTGGGCGTGCTCGGGGTCGGCGGGGAGCAGGTCCTCGGGCAGTTCGGTGTGCGCCTCGCCGTTCGCCGGGGCGGAGCGTTCGGCGTCGCCGCGCAGTCGGCCGACCTCCTCGGAGGCGGCGTCGGCGCGGGCCTCGATGAGGGCGACGAGTTCCTCGGCGCGGGCGGCGGCGGCCTGCCGGGCGGGGCCGTCGGCGCCGTCGGGGCTGGCGAGGAGCTCCTCGGCGCGGGCCTTGACCTTGTTGCTGAGGCGCTGGAGTTCGGCGGCGGCGGCGGTCTCGTCGCTCTCGGCGCGGGCCTGTTCGGCGCGCAGGTCGGCGCCGACGCCGACCTTCTCGTAGAGCTGGGCGGCGGCCCGGTAGGCCTCGCGCAGGGCGGGCAGCGAGGCGGGGGCGAGCTGCTCCGGCTCGGGGGCGGCGCCGACGGCGGCGATCTCGGCGCGTTCGCCGCGCAGGGTGCGGGCGGTGCGGCGGGCGTCGTCGGCGGCGCGCTGGGCGGCCCGGCGATCCTCGTCGCAGGTGCGGGCGCGTTCGGCGCACTGGGCCTGGCGGCGTTCGCACTCGACGGCGTCGTCGGCGAGTTCGCGCAGGCGGCGGGTCCAGTTGGCGCGTTCGCGCAGCCGGAAGGCGAGCCCTTCGAGGGCGTCGGCGCGGCGGCGGGCGCGCTGGGCGGCCTCCCGGCACTCCTCGTGGCGGGCGGCGGCGGCCTGGTGCTCGGTGTCGGCGTCGGCGTGGTCGGCGCGCAGGGTGGCGAGTTCGGCGGCGGTGGTCTCGGCGCGCAGGGCGGCCGCGGCGGCGCTCTCGGCGAGTTCGGCGAGGGTGCCGGGCGGGCAGCTGGCGTGCCAGGAGGCGAGCCGGGCGGCGAGGGCGCGGTCGCCGCCGAGGCGGGCGGCGAGTTCGCGGATGTGCTCCTCGCGGGCGGTGGCGCGGGCGCGCAGTTCGCGGCGCTCGTCGTCGGCGGCGGTCTCGTTGTGCATGGCCGGGTTGGGCGGCACCAGGAAGTACGCGGGCTCGCCCTCGATCGGGGCGATCAGCGCGGCGGCGGTGCCGACGGCGACGGTGGAGCGCGGCAGCAGGGCGGCGGCGGCCAGCGCCTCGCGGGCCCGCTCCAGCGAGGCGGGGTCGGTGACGACGACGCCGTCGACGAGTTCGGGGCGGGCGGCGAGGATGGCGTCGTGGTCGGCGGGGTCGACGGACTGGGCGAGGTAGCGCCAGCCGGGCAGGGCGGGGATGCCCTGTTCGCCGAGGTGCTCGACGGTGGCGAGGACGTCGGGGCCGGGCGGCAGCAGGCCGCCGTCGCCGAGGGCGGCGAGGATGCGGGAGTCGTCGGCGGCGGCGGTGCGCAGGTCGAACAGGGTGCGCTCGGCGGTGGCCACGGACTGGTCGAGCAGTTCGCGCAGGTCCTCGGCGCAGGCGTCGAGGCCGCGGGGGGTGAGGAAGCCCTCGGTCTCCTCGGCGCCGTCCTGGTAGGGCGTCAGGGAGAGCAGTTCGGCGAGCCGGGGTTCGGCGGCGAGCTGCGCGGCGGTGCGCTGTTCGGCGGCCAGGGCGCGGTCGGCGGCGGTGCGGGCGTCGGCGGCGCGGGCGGCGGCGAGTTCGGCCCGGGCCTCGGCGGCGGCAGCTTCGCGGACCCGGACGGCGCCGTGCTCGGCGGCGGTGCGGGCCCGCTCCAGGGCCTCGGTGGCGGCGGCCCCGGCGTCGGCGGCGTGCAGGGCGGCGCGGGCCGGGTCGGGTTCGGCGCCGGAGTCGTCGATCCAGCCGGCCTCGACGGCGGCGGCGGTCTCCTGCTCGACCTCGGTGAGGCGCTGGCGCAGGTGCTCGGCCTCGGAGCGGGCCTTCTGGGCGGCGGTGGCGGCGGCGGTGGCCTCGGCCTGGGCGGTGGCGCCGTCCTCCTGGAGTTCGCCGGCCCGCAGTTCCTCCTGGTCGGCGCGGGTCTCGGCGTGCGCGGCGGCGGTCTCCAGGGCGCGGGCGAGGGCGCCGGCGGCGCGGTCGCGGGCGGCGAGGGCGGGGGCGGCGTCGAGTTCGGCCTCGCGGATGGCGGCGGCGACCCGGCCGGCCCGGTCGGCGGCGGCGCGGTGCCGCAGGACGGCCTCGGCGGCCTGCCAGGCGGCGGACTGGGCGCGGGCGTCGGTGAGTTCGCGGCGCAGCCGGGCAGCTCCGGCGGTGGCCGCCTCCAGGCCGAGGGTGGCGTGCCGGTAGGTGAGCTCGGAGACGATCAGCGAGTGCCGGGTGCGGTCGGTCTCGGCGGCGGTGACGGCGCCCGCGGCGGCGGCGACCTCGACGGCCAGGTCGTGGACGCGGTCGCGTTCGACGGCGGAGCGGGCGGCGAGCGACAGCGCCAGCTTGCGGGTGCGCCGCTCGGCGGCCCGGTGGCCCTCGCGGACGGTCTCGCGGGCGGCGGTGGCGTCGACGATGCGCTGCAACAGGTCGACCGAGCCGGCGGTGAAGTCGCGTTCGGCGGTGAGTTCGGCGCGGCGGCCGAGCTTGGCGGCGAAGCCGTGGACCAGGTCGGCGAGGCCGTCGGTGTCCCGGGTGTCGGTGACGGCGCGCAGCAGCAGGTCGGTGAAGTCGGCGTCGCCCCGGACCGCGAACAGGCCGGCCGCCTCGCCCTCGTCGGCGTTCATCTCGCGCTGGTAGCGGAAGAGTTCGGGGTCGAGGCCGAGGGCGCCGAGGTGCTCGATCCAGCGGTCGTGGATCTCCTCGAAGGTGACGTCGAGGTGCGGCTGCGCCTTGGCGGCCTCGGTGAGCGCGTCGCGGAAGCCCTTCATGGTGCGGCGGCGGCCGCGGGCCTGCTGGTCGCCGGTGAGGGCGGGCCGCTCGGCGACCGGCAGGCCGTCCAGGGTGAGGCCGGGGCCGGGGCGGAAGGAGTACCAGAGTTCGGCGAACTTGCGCGGGTCGGAGGAGACCTGGCGGCCGCGCCACTCGCTGACCTTGCCGACCACGATGAGTTCGCCGGTGACGGTGTGCTGCCACTCCAGGGCGACGTGGCCGCAGTCGTCGGCGAGCAGGAACTTGCGCAGCACGCCGGAGGAGGCGCCGCCCAGGGTGTTGCGGTGGCCGGGCAGCATCACCGAGAAGATCAGCTTGAGCAGGACGGACTTGCCGCCGCCGTTCTCCAGGAACAGCACGCCGGCGGGCGCGGGGCGGCGCTGCGGGCCCTCGGGCTCCTCGCCGAACAGGCCGATCTGCTGCGGCTGCGGCTCGGGCACCGGCTCGCCGACTCCGCGCAGGTCGAGCACCGTGTCGGCGTAGCGGGCGCCCGCCGGTCCGATCGAGTACAGGCGGACCCGGTTCAGCTCGTACATGTGCGGTGGTTCTCCTGGAGCGGTTGCAGCTGCGGTGGCGGAGCTTCTTGGGACGGGTCAGAGGGCGTGGAACGGCAGGCCGGCGTCGGCCACCAGCTCGTCGCTCTCGTCGGGCGGGGCCAGGGTGGGGGTGCCGTCGCTGACCGGGACGACGCCCAGGTCGAGGAGTTCGGCCATCGCGGCGCCGCCGGCCAGGTCGCGGACCTGCAACTGGTAGCGGGCGGTGGTGCGGTAGGTGCCGCCGGAGTCGTCGGAGGTCTTCTGCAGGAAGCCGGAGTCGACCAGGAAGGACACCGCCTTGGAGACGATGCCGGTGGTGGAGCCGGCCAGCCGGCGGGCGTCCTTGGTGGCGCCGGTCGCGGAGCGGCGGGCCCAGACCCGCCAGGCGGCTTCCAGGCCGGGGGCGTCGCTGGCCGGGTCGGTGTTGGCGCCCTCGGCCTCGGCGCGCTCCTCCAGGCGGCGGCAGGCCTGCCGGACGAAGGCGTCCACGCCGTTGACGGTGACCCGGCCGAGGTAGCCGTCGTCGGCGAGGTCCTCGGGGCGGGGGAAGGCGAGCGCGGCGACCGCGAGGTGGGCCAGGCCGTGCAGGAAGCGGTCGGTGGACTCGGCGGCGGCGCGTCGCGAGTAGTCGCCCATCCGGACGGCGAACACCGAGTCCTCGGCGGCGGCGACGGCCATCCCGGCCCGGGCGGAGACCTCCAGCACGACCAGGCCCATGCCGGTGGCGACGGCGTCGGCGAGCCGGCCGAACGGCGGGTCCTCCCGGTAGCGGCGGACCAGTTCGCCGTACTCGGCGTCCCGGGCGGGCAGCAGCTTGGCCTGGAGGCCGAAGGAGACCAGCCGGGCGGCCTCGGCGACGTCCGCCGGGCTGATCGGCGCGGGGGCGGCGGGGGCCGGTTCGCCCTCGGGCGGTGTCCACGCCTCGCTGGTGGTGGTCATCCGAGGGCTCCTTCGGTGCGGTGGTCGTGCTCGTCGTGCTCGTCGTGCTCGTCGTGCTTGCCGCGGTGGTCGTGCTCGTCGCGGTGGTCTCGGTGGTCGCGGGTCACCCGGCGCCCCCGGCGTCCCTGGCGCTCTTGGCGTCCTTGCGGTCGGCGGCCATGCCCGCGGCGTCCAGCAGGGCGCTGCCGACGATCAGGTCGGCGCCGCCGAAGCCCGGGTCGTCCAGCCGGGTGCCGTCGTCGACGGCGAACAGCAGCCGCTCCTCACCCTGCCGGTAGGCGGTGCCGACCGGCGGGCTGGCCGCGTGCACGGCGAGCAGGGCGACCAGGTAGGCGAGTTCGTCGCCGTCCCGGTCCTCCTCCTCGTCGAGGTCGCGGGCCCGGCGGCGGGCGTCGGCGAGCAGGCCGGAGAGCCGGCGGGGGGCGTCGGCGGGCAGGTCGAGCAGGTCGAGGGCGGCTTCGAGCTGGGCCTCGGAGAACCGGCTGTCGTCGGGGGTGGCGACCAGGTCGGGTTCGGGGAGCTCGGCGCCGAGGTGCTCGCGTTCGACCGGCGGGGTGAGCAGCAGGTCGACCAGGTCGGCGACCCGGACCGAGACGGGAGTGCGCAGGCCGGTGGCGCGGGCGAAGAACGCGTCGGTGGGCCGGGTGGCGTCGCCGAGCGGCAGGGTGAGCACGGGGGCGAGCAGCTGGCCGTACAGGTCGATGCCGCTGCGCGCGGCGGGCGCGGCGAAGGCCTGCCGGTCCTGTTCGGCGCGGAACAGCGGGCCGGCCTCCAGCAGGCGGGTCTGCAACTGGGTGTGGCGGCGGATGCAGTCCTTGACGATGTCGACGAGTTCGGCGGCGCGGCGCTTGTGCTCGGCGTCGATGCTCTCGTCGCGGGCCTTGCGGATGTTGGTGAGGATCGCGTTCTCGTGCCGGTAGCGGTCGGCGATGTGGTCGAGCGCCTCGTCGATCAGGTCGGGGACGGTCTCCATCCAGTCGACCGCGCGGACGTTGCGCCGGGTGGCCTCCAGGGCGCGGCGCAGCGTCTCGGCGTACTGGACGGTGCGGTAGCGGGCCTGCTCGGCGGCGAGCTGGGCGTCGGCGAGGCGGCCGCGGCGGATCAGCACCTCCAGCTTGACCTCGGCGGCGATCTGGGCCGAGGTCACGTCGGTGTCGAGGGCGCCGACCAGCACGTTGACGGCCTCGTCGGTGGTGCGCAGGTAGACCCCGCCGTCCTGGCCGGGGACCTCCTCGATCAGCTTGAAGTCGTAGTCGCGGCGGGTGTACTCGCCGTCCGGGCCGAAGGTGCCGTAGACGGCGCGGAAGCCGCGGTCGACGCTGCCGACGTTGATCAGCGACTCCAGCACCCAGCGGGCGACCCGCTCGTGCTCGGCACCGGCCCGGCCGGGGTTCTGGGCGGCGATCCGGGGCAGCAGCCGGGCCAGCACGAGGTCCCGGTCGGCGCCGGTGTCGAAGTCCATGTTGAGCGTGACCAGGTCGATCGCGGCGAGGCCGACCTCGGCCATGGTGTACGAGGCGTACTCGCCGGCCAGGTTGACCTTGCGGCTGTCCAGGTCGTGCAGCGGGGCGGTGCACGCCAGCGCCTTGAGCCGGCGGGCGAGTCCCTCGTCGGCGGCCGGGCCGGGGGCGGGCCGGGTGGGCTGGTCTGCGATGGCGGTCACGGGGGACAAGATTAGGGCTTTCCCCTGACAGGTCCGAAAAGCCCCTTTCGGGAGTGCAGGGTCCGCGTCTCGTTGTCGAAGTCCGCGCCGCGATGTCGCCAAGAAGTCGGATTCGACATGCTGAGCGGATCGGCAGGTCAGAGTCGCCACCCGTCCGGGTGGTCATCACCGGGTTGGCGGCGGGGTGGGCCTGCGGACCAGCAGTGTGGAGCCCGAGCAGACTGCTGGCCGCCGCAGCACACGCCCTCGGCACCAGCCCGGAAAGCCTCCGGTTGGCCTTCGAGACACGGCAGCAGCCCTGACACGCAGGCACCGACCGCCACATGGCAACGAAGGATCCGACACACCCCCGCGGACCGGCAATCCCGACAGGCCACCCGGACTACCTGCAGACAGCAGCTCCAGACGTCGCCACCACGACCACCAGCGCCCGCAGCGCCGCGCTGTCCGGCAGCGTCAGCGCCGCGTTGACCGCCAGTGTGACGATCAATGGCATTGCGGCCGGGTGCCGGGACGGTCTTCGGTTCCAGGAACGGCTAGCGCTCCACGGCCCCGGCGGGATGCTCGCCGACCGGGGCGTCGACGGCGACTTGGCGAGGCGCTCTGCCGGTCAGCAGCGCCCCCGCCAGCACCAAGGCGGCCGGCACCGCGAACACCGCGGTCGCCGCCGCGAGGCCGTGCTGGGCGCCGACCCGGTTGACCGGGATGAGCGCTATGTCGTAGACCGCGTGAGCGATCATGATGGGGAGGATTGCCCGAGAGCGCAGGTACAGCAGCACGCTCACGGCCGACCAGAGGACCAGCGAGACGATCGCCAGGCCGTACTCCAAGTGGTACGACAGCCGCGCCGCCACCAGCACGAGGAGCAGCGCGGCGGTGCCCAGGCGGCGCTGCCGGGTGCCGGTGGCTCGCGGTGCGAAGCGCCAGACGGCCAGAGCGGGCAGGACCATGACGACGATCTCCTCGCTCACTCCGGCCGCCGCGGAGGCGGAGATGCTGCCCAGCAGGGTGCTGCCCGCGTTGCTGCCGGAGTGGGCGGCCACCGCCGGGGAGTGCGCGCGGACGAACTCGAAGGCCGTGCCCAGCAGGAACATCGGGGCCTCGGCCAGGCAGAACACCGCGCAGGACGCGGCAGCCAGTTGACGGGGCGCCATACGCCGCAGCCCGACGGAGGGGGCGCGCTCGGCCATGCCCAGCAGGAGCCACACCGGTACCGACAGCAGCAGCCACAGGGCTGCTTCCCGCAGCACCGCGGGTTCGGACGCGGTGGCGGCGGCCGTGGTGGCACCGGCGGCGGCCCGCTGCGCGCCCGGCCAGGCCGAGACGATGGTGAGGAGCATGTAGAGGATCGCGAACGGGAGGGCGTAGATCCAGACGATGCCGCGGGCGGTTCCCCGGGCGCGGGGCGGCGGCAGAGGTGTCCGTACGGGCAGGGCCGCGAGCAGGCGTCGGGCGATCGGCATGTCCGCCCTTTCGTGCGGCGCGCCGTCGGGTGGGGCGCCAGGTTCGGCAGCCTGCAACGGCGATGGCCGCAGGAGGGCCGTGTCAGGTCATCGGTTCGCCGTCGGAGAAGATGCGGGCGGTGCCGGGCCGGTGGGTAGTGGTGATCGAGTCGAACCAGGGCACCTGCAGGGGTTGCAGGTACGGCAGCCAGTCCTAGACGGTGCGCCAGGCGGAGACGTCGCGCTCGGGGCCGAGCCGGACCGGGTGGCCGGCAGGGACGGGGAGGCCGGGTGGGGTGCCACCGTACGGCTTCGCAACGCGGGTTGCAATACGCAGTCGCTCCCCAACGAACCTTCGCCGGCCGTCCCGCAGCCGTCGACCTGCGCCCGAATCGGCAACCCTGTCTACGGACCGGTGGTAATCATCACCGGCGTCCAGATGAACGGCTTCCGTCGAAGGGCAGGTAGGCCGCCGTGCCGGTCCGGCGGGCGGAGTCGACCTGTACGAGGCGGCTGTGCTCCTGCGGGCTCATCAGGTCGGCCCACTCGGCGATCGGGAGCACTCTCCACTCGGTGTGCTCCTCGGGGTCCAGGACGATGCTGTCGAGCTGCTGGTCCGTCAGCTCACCTCCGTCGAAGACGAATCCGATCTTGGCCAGCGGCCATGCGACGCCGGGGCCGCTGAACATGACGGCCAGCAGCCGGGGCTGCTGTACGAGGCCCGGGTTCGCCACCTGCAGGTCGATGCCGGTTTCCTCCAGGCACTCGCGGACGGCGGTTTCCAGGGGCTCTTCGCCCTTTTCCACGTTGCCGCCGGGCCAGCCCCAGAAGTCGGAGTCGGGGCGGGAGCGCATCGCGAGGTGGCGGCCGACGGTGTCGGTGAAGTAGAAGCAGCCGAATACGGTGGCGTTCTCGACGGTTTTCACGTACTCGGCGGGCGGCAGCCAGGCCATTGCGTCTCCCTCGTCCGGCCTGCGCACGGGCGGCGAGGTCTCGTGCGCCTGGGAGGCCCACGGTATCGGCAGTGCTCCGGCTCGGGGTGCAACTGCAGAGTGGGGCCGCTGGCGGCCGCGCCGCCGGGAACACGGCGGGGCGCCGGAAGCCACCTGCCGGCGGCTTCCGGCGCCCCGTTGTCGTACTGCGGCCGGCCGTTACTTGCCGGGGCGGCCGAGCTGGTGGACGGTCCAGCCCGCCGCGCGCCAGAGGTCGGGGTCCACGGTGGTGCGGCAGTCGACGAGCAGCGCGGTGGCGGGGTGGCCGACGAGGTCCTGCGGGTTGGCCTGCCGGTACTGGGGCCACTCGGTGGCCAGGACGACGGCGTCGGCGCCGCTGAGGGCGGCGGGCAGGTCGTCGGCGTAGTCGAGTTCGGGGTTGCGCTGCACGGCGGTGGGGATGGCCTGCGGGTCGTGGACGGTGACGGCGGCTCCGGCGCTCTCCAGGGCCTGGGCGAGGGCGAGGGCCGGGGATTCGCGGACGTCGTTGGTGCCGGGCTTGAAGGCGGCGCCGAGCACGGTGACCTTGGCGCCCTTGAGCGGGCGGCCGAGAGCGCGGGTGATGAGGGCCATCGCGGTGGCGGCGCGGTCCTCGTTGATGCGCTCGGCGGCGAGCAGCAGGTCGGCGGCCCGGTCGGCGCCGAGGGTGCGGGCGGATGCGGTGAAGGCGCGGACGTCCTTGGGGAGGCAGCCGCCGCCGTAGCCGATGCCGGGGCGCATGCCGGCCGCGCCGATGCGGGGGTCGATGCCGAGGATGTCCACGATCTTGGAGACGTCGGCGCCCGCAGCGTCGCACATGTCGGCGACGGCATTGATGAAGCTGATCTTGAGGCCGAGGAAGGTGTTGGCGGCGCCCTTGGCGAGTTCGGCGGTGGGCGGGTCGCAGACGAACAGGG
The window above is part of the Kitasatospora sp. NA04385 genome. Proteins encoded here:
- a CDS encoding CPBP family glutamic-type intramembrane protease, yielding MPIARRLLAALPVRTPLPPPRARGTARGIVWIYALPFAILYMLLTIVSAWPGAQRAAAGATTAAATASEPAVLREAALWLLLSVPVWLLLGMAERAPSVGLRRMAPRQLAAASCAVFCLAEAPMFLLGTAFEFVRAHSPAVAAHSGSNAGSTLLGSISASAAAGVSEEIVVMVLPALAVWRFAPRATGTRQRRLGTAALLLVLVAARLSYHLEYGLAIVSLVLWSAVSVLLYLRSRAILPIMIAHAVYDIALIPVNRVGAQHGLAAATAVFAVPAALVLAGALLTGRAPRQVAVDAPVGEHPAGAVER
- a CDS encoding NUDIX domain-containing protein, encoding MAWLPPAEYVKTVENATVFGCFYFTDTVGRHLAMRSRPDSDFWGWPGGNVEKGEEPLETAVRECLEETGIDLQVANPGLVQQPRLLAVMFSGPGVAWPLAKIGFVFDGGELTDQQLDSIVLDPEEHTEWRVLPIAEWADLMSPQEHSRLVQVDSARRTGTAAYLPFDGSRSSGRR
- a CDS encoding UDP-glucose/GDP-mannose dehydrogenase family protein, encoding MRVSVIGCGHLGIPHAAAMAELGHEVIGVDVDQAKVERLNAGQCPIYEDGLPELLARHTASGRLRFTTDITEAAAFADLHFVGVGTPIDADGRSYDTAQVFGAIRQLAPHLVRPCTIVGKSTVTVGTTAKVTELAQRLAPAGEAVEVVWNPEFLREGHAVEDTLRPDRLIAGVWNTEGEKAIRAVYAQIIDTGVPLFVCDPPTAELAKGAANTFLGLKISFINAVADMCDAAGADVSKIVDILGIDPRIGAAGMRPGIGYGGGCLPKDVRAFTASARTLGADRAADLLLAAERINEDRAATAMALITRALGRPLKGAKVTVLGAAFKPGTNDVRESPALALAQALESAGAAVTVHDPQAIPTAVQRNPELDYADDLPAALSGADAVVLATEWPQYRQANPQDLVGHPATALLVDCRTTVDPDLWRAAGWTVHQLGRPGK